A window of Passer domesticus isolate bPasDom1 chromosome 18, bPasDom1.hap1, whole genome shotgun sequence contains these coding sequences:
- the SLC2A6 gene encoding solute carrier family 2, facilitated glucose transporter member 6 yields MERRDREPLVRKTSSSYHTFPESAARRLDKEYLRSLHNKRLYLAVFAAVLGNFSFGFALVYPSPVIPALEAHPSPALRLDQHTAPWFGSVFTLGAAAGGLSTMLLNDCLGRKLSIMFSALPSALGYALLAGAQGLWMLLLGRVLTGYAGGVTSASIPVYISEISHPGVRGMLGACPQIMAVLGSLVLYALGLVLDWRWLAVAGEVPVLAMVLLLCFMPNSPRFLLSQGKEEEALGSLCWLRGEDTDYAREYEQIKDSVRKQSRRVSCAELKDPFLYKPILIAGAMRFLQQLSGVTCILVYLQPIFKKTSVILKAEYDAALVGLVRLSAVAIAAVSMDKAGRKILLFVSAGVMLVSNLTMGLYIHFEPASHNGTVANTTLTSSASLPAGPTNYITLIPLLATMFFIMGYAMGWGPITWLLMSEILPLKARGVASGLCVVVSWLTAFTLTQFFLPVVNAFGLEVPFLFFAVISAGNILFTGCCVPETKGRSLEQIEAFFRTGRRSFLR; encoded by the exons ATGGAGCGCAGGGACCGTGAGCCCCTGGTCAGGAAAACGAGCTCCTCGTACCACACCTTCCCCGAGAGCGCTGCCAGGAGGCTCGACAAGGAGTACCTGAG GAGCCTCCACAACAAGCGGCTCTACCTGGCTGTGTTTGCCGCTGTGCTGGGCAACTTCAGCTTCGGCTTCGCCCTGGTTTATCCCTCCCCCGtcatccctgccctggaggctcatcccagccctgcgctGAGGCTGGACCAGCACACGGCGCCCTGGTTCGGG TCGGTGTTCACGCTgggagcggcggcgggcgggctcAGCACGATGCTGCTCAACGACTGCCTCGGCCGCAAGCTGAGCATCATGTTCTCGGCTCTGCCCTCGGCGCTGGGATACGCGCTGCTGGCCGGGGCCCAGGGCctctggatgctgctgctgggccgggtGCTGACGGGCTACGCCGGCGGAGTGACCTCCGCCTCCATCCCG gtTTACATCTCGGAGATCTCCCACCCGGGGGTCAGGGGGATGCTGGGTGCCTGTCCCCAGatcatggcagtgctgggctccctCGTCCTGTATGCACTGG ggctggtccTGGACTGGCGCTGGCTGGCCGTGGCTGGGGAGGTGCCAGTGCTTGCCATggtcctcctgctctgcttcatGCCCAACTCGCCCCGGTTCCTGCTCTCCCAGGGCAAGGAGGAGGAGGCCCTGggctccctgtgctggctgcGGGGTGAGGACACAGATTATGCCCGGGAGTATGAACAGATCAAGGACAGTGTGAGGAAACAG AGCCGTCGGGtttcctgtgctgagctcaAGGACCCCTTCCTGTACAAGCCCATCCTGATTGCGGGGGCAATGAggttcctgcagcagctctcggGGGTCACCTGCATCCTCGTGTACCTGCAGCCAATATTCAAGAAAACATCTGTCATCCTG AAAGCAGAGTACGATGCAGCCCTGGTGGGCCTGGTGCGTCTGTCCGCGGTGGCCATCGCTGCTGTGTCCATGGACAAGGCTGGCAGGAAGATCCTCCTCTTTGTGTCAG CTGGTGTCATGTTGGTCTCCAACCTGACCATGGGGCTCTACATCCACTTTGAGCCAGCTTCTCACAACGGCACCGTGGCCAACACCACCCTGACGAGCTCTgccagcctccctgctgggccAACAAACTACATCACCCTCATCCCCCTCCTGGCAACCATGTTCTTCATCATGG gTTACGCCATGGGCTGGGGCCCCATCACTTGGCTGCTGATGTCAGAGATCCTCCCTCTCAAAGCCCGTGGGGTGGCCTCGGGCCTCTGTGTGGTCGTGAGCTGGCTGACAGCCTTCACCCTGACCCAGTTCTTCCTCCCAGTCGTG AACGCCTTCGGCCTCGAGGTGCCCTTCCTGTTCTTCGCTGTCATCAGTGCTGGGAACATCTTATTCACAGGCTGCTGTGTCCCTGAAACCAAAGGCAGGTCCCTGGAGCAGATTGAGGCCTTTTTCAGGACTGGCCGGAGGTCCTTCCTGAGGTAg